From Thermotoga sp., one genomic window encodes:
- a CDS encoding ABC transporter substrate-binding protein yields MKKVLVLLMVVLSVLALSKVKVTFWHAMGGGHGKTLQEIVNTFNELHPDIEVEAVYVGNYGALSQKLLAAAQAGELPTIAQAYSNWTAKLIQSGVVQPLNEFVNDPKIGLTKEEWEDIFEPLRKNCMWGDTIYAVPFNKSLYVLYYNADAFAMYGVDVPKTIDELYEAARTMTEDFDGDGKIDQYGFGFRTTVDFFQILLLLRGGSILKQVDGKWVSNIDSQETRDVLAFVKKMVDDGIAYYQGGYLDGIFGQQKIMMYISTIAGRPYVEKSTKGKFTWSWAPVPTWTTNKVPFAGTDIIMFKTASEEEKRAAWEFMKYLISPEVTAYWAINTGYIPVRRSALETSIWKEAAKSDPLLEIPLSQIDNAVFDPQIGVWYEIRTVVGNMFSDFINGKVDMETAIKTADQKIKEYLKEEFGE; encoded by the coding sequence TTCAACGAACTCCATCCCGACATCGAAGTAGAAGCAGTCTACGTTGGAAACTACGGTGCCCTTTCCCAGAAGCTCCTCGCAGCCGCACAGGCAGGAGAGCTTCCCACCATTGCCCAGGCTTACTCCAACTGGACGGCAAAACTCATACAGAGCGGAGTTGTGCAGCCCCTGAACGAGTTCGTGAACGATCCAAAGATAGGGCTTACGAAAGAAGAATGGGAAGACATCTTTGAGCCTTTGAGGAAGAACTGTATGTGGGGGGACACCATATACGCTGTTCCGTTCAACAAAAGTCTCTACGTACTCTACTACAACGCGGACGCCTTTGCGATGTACGGTGTGGACGTTCCCAAGACGATCGATGAACTCTACGAGGCGGCGCGCACCATGACAGAAGATTTCGACGGAGACGGAAAGATAGATCAATACGGTTTTGGCTTCAGAACCACCGTTGACTTCTTCCAGATACTCCTCCTTCTGCGTGGTGGATCCATCCTGAAACAGGTGGATGGAAAGTGGGTCTCCAACATCGACAGTCAGGAAACAAGGGATGTTCTCGCCTTCGTGAAGAAGATGGTTGACGATGGGATCGCTTATTACCAGGGAGGATATCTGGATGGGATCTTTGGACAGCAGAAGATCATGATGTACATAAGCACGATAGCGGGAAGACCCTATGTCGAGAAGTCCACGAAGGGTAAGTTCACGTGGAGCTGGGCACCCGTTCCCACCTGGACGACAAACAAAGTCCCGTTCGCTGGAACAGACATCATCATGTTCAAAACGGCAAGCGAAGAAGAGAAAAGAGCAGCCTGGGAGTTCATGAAGTACCTCATCTCCCCTGAGGTAACCGCCTACTGGGCGATTAACACAGGTTACATTCCTGTGAGGAGGAGCGCTCTTGAGACGTCCATCTGGAAAGAAGCGGCAAAGTCCGATCCTTTGCTGGAGATACCCCTTTCCCAGATCGACAACGCCGTGTTCGATCCGCAGATCGGTGTCTGGTACGAGATCAGGACGGTCGTTGGAAACATGTTCTCCGATTTCATAAACGGAAAGGTCGATATGGAAACAGCGATAAAGACAGCGGATCAGAAGATAAAAGAGTACCTCAAGGAGGAGTTCGGGGAGTGA